The genome window GGAGCGATTTCCAGGTGCGCTGGGCGGCTCTGTCAAAGTGTTCGTAGATGCAGTTGGAACGGGAAATACATTTATCACAATCGGGAACTTCACGTTTTGTAAATGACATGGGAGTGTCTCCTACTGTTGATTGTACAAAATGTAAGCATATGCCGGTCAATCTTTTAATGATCTCAATTTGGTAAACTCAGACTGATGCTAAAGGATATCGCCGCCCTCGGACGGGAAAGCGTGATTTACGGGTTTTCCACCGTTCTGGCCCGCCTGCTCAATTTTCTGCTGGTGCCGTTTTACACCTATTTCCTGGCGCCGGCGGATTACGGAGTGGCGGCGTCGGTGTTTGCCTATATCGCGTTTCTCAATATCATCTACCAGTACGGCATGGATCAGGCGTACATGCGCTTTACCGCCGGCAGGAACCCGGACGATCCCGTGGTGTTCTCCACCCCCCTGCTTGCCGTAACGGCCAGCTCGGCGGTATTGTCGGCGGGGCTTATCCTGTTTTCCGGGCCGTTGGCGGAGCTGTGCGGGATCGGGCGCGGGTTCGCGCCGCTGGTGGTCTATTCCGCGCTTGTGCTCGCGCTTGACGCGGTGTGCATAGTGCCGTTTGCCCGGCTGCGGATGAAGCACCGCGCGTGGAAATTCGTGGGAGTGCGTACATTGTCCATAGCGGTCAATGTGGGTATGAATATCGTTATGCTGGCGGTGCTGCGGCGCGGGCCCGAAGGCATTTTTATCGCCGCGCTCGCGGCTTCTGGCGTATCGCTTCTGCTGCTTCTGCCGGACATGTTAAGGATTGCCCGCCCCCGTTTTGACCGGGCGCTGTTTTCTGACATGGCCGCATTCGCCTGGCCGTTCGTGCCGTCCGGGCTTGCTTCGATGATTGTGCAGGTGGTGGACCGGCCGATAGTGATGTTTCTGGCCGGCGCGACGGCGGTCGGCGTGTATCAGGCCGGTTACAAAATGGGCATTTTCATGATGTTGATTGTGGTGATGTTCGATCAGGCGTGGCGCCCGTTTTTCCTCGAGCGCGCCAGACAGCCGGGCGCGGAGCGCATGTTCGCGCGGGTGTTCACGCTGTTTTCGTTCGCCGGGGTCTGGGTGACGCTCGCCATCGCACTTTTTATAGGCGATTTATTGCGGTTCCCGGTGCACGGTGTGTATCTGCTTCACCCGGATTACCGGGGCGGCATTGCTGTTGTGCCGCTGGTGCTGGTGGCGTATCTGTTCTACGGATTTTACATAAATTTCATGGTCGCGCCGGTGCTGAGCAAGAAAACAGGGATGCTGGTTTGGGTGACGCTTGCGGGCGGCCTGTCCAATATAGCCGGCAATTTTCTGCTGGTGCCGCATTTCTCGATTATAGGCGCGGGCTGGGCAACGCTCGTCAGTTATCTTATAATGGCGGTATGCCTTTATTTTGCGGGCCGGCGCGTCTATCCGGTGCCGTACGAATGGAGCCGGGTGTTGAAAGTGTTCGCGTGCGCGGGGCTGCTGCTGGGTTGCGCGTGGGCGGCGGTCAGGTGCGGTGCGCCGGTGCGGGCGGCGAAACTCTCGGTGCTGTTGTTTTATCCGGTTATTCTGGGGCTGGCCGGTTTTTACCGGACGGCGGAAATCGAGGAGCTGAAAAAGATTTTTGTCAGATTGGGGGAACGGTATGGCAAGGCATAAAATGGGCGCGGCCGCCGCGCTTATAATGCAATGGGTGAAGGTCAACAGTTCGGGCGCGGCGAAGCGGTATGCCGATCTGCTCGATTTGTCGGAAGCGGACCCGCTTTACATCAGCTGCGCCGAAATATGCCCGTGGTACGCCGAAGTGATTTTCAACCGCAAATTCATGATAAAGCGGCTGATTCAGGCCCGCCTCGACCAGTCCGAACTGCCGTGCCAGCTGGTGCTGCTGGGTTCCGGCTGGAGCCCGCTTGCGCTGGAGCTGATCGAAACCCGCCGCGCCAGACTCGCGCAGATTTTCGAGATTGATCATGAAAGCCCTGCCGAAAAGAAAAAACTGTTTTACGAAGTGGAGCCGCTTTCGAAAGGGCTTGTTACGTTCATCGGCTCCGAGCTCGGCGCTTTGGACAGGCTCGACAAACACGGCATCCGCCGCGATATCCCCTCCATCATCCTGCTGGAAGGAGCGAGCTATTTCCTGCCGCCGAAAACGCTGGCGCACATGATGCGCCTGTTCAAATCGGGCCAGCGGCATAATTATTGCATTGCCGAATACCTGGTGCCGGAAGGGCAGGTTACGTCGTTCCGGCGTGATATTCCCCACGCTATTTTCGATTCGATCGCCATGGCCGGCGGCTATGCCGACATGACAACCTATAACCGGGCCTCGCTCTCCGCCCTGTTCCGCGGCGAAGGCGGCGAGCCGCTGGAGCATTTTACCCTTTCCGATATGGAGAAACAGCGCACGGGCGAAACCAAGTTCTTCCCCTCCGCGGACCACGGCTGGAT of Elusimicrobiaceae bacterium contains these proteins:
- a CDS encoding oligosaccharide flippase family protein gives rise to the protein MLKDIAALGRESVIYGFSTVLARLLNFLLVPFYTYFLAPADYGVAASVFAYIAFLNIIYQYGMDQAYMRFTAGRNPDDPVVFSTPLLAVTASSAVLSAGLILFSGPLAELCGIGRGFAPLVVYSALVLALDAVCIVPFARLRMKHRAWKFVGVRTLSIAVNVGMNIVMLAVLRRGPEGIFIAALAASGVSLLLLLPDMLRIARPRFDRALFSDMAAFAWPFVPSGLASMIVQVVDRPIVMFLAGATAVGVYQAGYKMGIFMMLIVVMFDQAWRPFFLERARQPGAERMFARVFTLFSFAGVWVTLAIALFIGDLLRFPVHGVYLLHPDYRGGIAVVPLVLVAYLFYGFYINFMVAPVLSKKTGMLVWVTLAGGLSNIAGNFLLVPHFSIIGAGWATLVSYLIMAVCLYFAGRRVYPVPYEWSRVLKVFACAGLLLGCAWAAVRCGAPVRAAKLSVLLFYPVILGLAGFYRTAEIEELKKIFVRLGERYGKA
- a CDS encoding class I SAM-dependent methyltransferase; translated protein: MARHKMGAAAALIMQWVKVNSSGAAKRYADLLDLSEADPLYISCAEICPWYAEVIFNRKFMIKRLIQARLDQSELPCQLVLLGSGWSPLALELIETRRARLAQIFEIDHESPAEKKKLFYEVEPLSKGLVTFIGSELGALDRLDKHGIRRDIPSIILLEGASYFLPPKTLAHMMRLFKSGQRHNYCIAEYLVPEGQVTSFRRDIPHAIFDSIAMAGGYADMTTYNRASLSALFRGEGGEPLEHFTLSDMEKQRTGETKFFPSADHGWIEILTAEL